Proteins found in one Zea mays cultivar B73 chromosome 1, Zm-B73-REFERENCE-NAM-5.0, whole genome shotgun sequence genomic segment:
- the LOC100280069 gene encoding uncharacterized protein LOC100280069 encodes MLVLINRYFRSRNSSPAGGGGEEMAPAAASSDHLCLPGCVPVRAKRASASASAAAAATVTTARASRHNFVRAAASGLLAGAHFTNHESLPPLPDAYAEFVAAFPQYAHGALARADAIRGEEYQHLDRHVCLDYTGINLFSHAQMSASLPSTSSAPPAWQPPFFDIAYKSTSLRAQVQCGDNAAGAEAGVGAAVTRRIMASLKIPGDEYAMVCTANRTAAFRLLAESYSFQPGKQLLPVYDYESEAVGAMADSARRRGAEVASATFAWPSMRIHGADLRKRLARGRRRGGGGRGLFVFPLASRMTGARYPYLWMSAAHQQGWHVALDACALGTKDLDTLGLSLIRPDFIVCNFFKVFGENPSGFAGLFVKRSSGLAALERSVIARSIGIVSIVPARRWSLHDGYSTELEHSRSFPMLAADPALDDADVETTSSFSGPLSSIAITRSRTLQSDAAENGDAHAPEIREVGSTAENGFYSEEPRAEETERLAKEEQDGEGRESVMEVECRGLDHADALGLIAIGNRLRCISNWLVVALQKLRHPHADNGHPLVRLYGPRVKFDRGPSLAFNVFDWKGERVSPLLVQKLADRHNISLTCGFLCNIWFSDKHEAERAVVLEHRVAGDPVAAGSAGGKRRKDAGGGDVGILVVNASLGFLSNFEDAYRLWAFVAKFLDADFVEKERWRYTALNQKTVEV; translated from the coding sequence ATGCTGGTGCTCATCAACAGGTATTTCAGGAGCAGGAACAGCAGCCCGGCCGGAGGAGGCGGCGAAGAGATGGCGCCGGCGGCGGCTTCCAGCGACCACCTCTGCCTGCCGGGCTGCGTGCCCGTGCGCGCCAAGcgggcctccgcctccgcctccgccgccgcAGCGGCCACGGTCACCACGGCGCGGGCGTCGCGGCACAACTTCGTCAGGGCCGCGGCGTCGGGCCTGCTGGCGGGGGCGCACTTCACCAACCACGAGTCGCTGCCGCCGCTTCCCGACGCGTACGCCGAGTTCGTCGCGGCGTTCCCGCAGTACGCCCACGGCGCGCTGGCGCGGGCGGACGCGATCCGTGGCGAGGAGTACCAGCACCTGGACCGCCACGTCTGCCTGGACTACACCGGCATCAACCTCTTCTCGCACGCGCAGATGAGCGCCTCCCTGCCGTCCACCTCCTCCGCGCCGCCCGCCTGGCAGCCGCCCTTCTTCGACATCGCGTACAAGTCCACGAGCCTGCGCGCGCAGGTGCAATGCGGGGACAACGCCGCGGGCGCGGAGGCGGGCGTCGGCGCCGCCGTCACCCGGCGCATCATGGCGTCGCTCAAGATCCCCGGGGACGAGTACGCCATGGTGTGCACGGCCAACAGGACCGCGGCGTTCCGCCTCCTCGCCGAGTCCTACTCGTTCCAGCCAGGCAAGCAGCTGCTCCCCGTGTACGACTACGAGAGCGAGGCCGTGGGCGCCATGGCCGACAGCGCGCGCCGCCGGGGCGCCGAGGTCGCCTCCGCGACCTTCGCCTGGCCGAGTATGAGGATCCACGGCGCCGACCTCCGCAAGAGGCTGGCCAGGGGCCGGCGCCGCGGCGGCGGGGGACGCGGCCTCTTCGTATTCCCGCTCGCGTCCCGCATGACGGGCGCCCGGTACCCGTACCTGTGGATGAGCGCGGCGCACCAGCAGGGGTGGCACGTGGCGCTGGACGCCTGCGCGCTCGGCACCAAGGACCTCGACACCCTCGGCCTCTCCCTCATCCGGCCCGACTTCATCGTCTGCAACTTCTTCAAGGTGTTCGGCGAGAACCCGTCCGGCTTCGCGGGCCTCTTCGTCAAGAGGTCCAGCGGCCTCGCGGCGCTCGAGCGCTCCGTCATCGCGCGCAGCATCGGCATCGTCAGCATCGTGCCCGCCCGCCGCTGGTCGCTGCACGACGGCTACTCCACCGAGCTGGAGCACTCGCGGAGCTTCCCCATGCTCGCCGCCGACCCGGCCCTGGACGACGCCGACGTCGAGACCACGAGCTCCTTCTCCGGCCCGCTCAGCTCCATCGCCATCACTCGCAGCAGGACCCTGCAGTCGGACGCGGCGGAGAACGGCGACGCCCACGCCCCCGAGATCCGCGAGGTCGGCAGCACGGCAGAGAACGGCTTCTACTCGGAGGAACCCAGAGCAGAGGAAACAGAGCGGCTGGCCAAGGAGGAGCAAGacggggaggggagagagagcgTGATGGAGGTGGAGTGCCGGGGCCTGGACCACGCGGACGCGCTGGGGCTCATCGCCATCGGCAACCGGCTGCGTTGCATCAGCAACTGGCTGGTGGTGGCCCTGCAGAAACTGCGGCACCCGCACGCCGATAACGGGCACCCGCTGGTGAGGCTGTACGGCCCGCGCGTCAAGTTCGACCGGGGCCCCTCGCTGGCGTTCAACGTGTTCGACTGGAAGGGCGAGCGGGTGTCGCCGCTGCTGGTGCAGAAGCTCGCCGACCGCCACAACATCTCCCTCACCTGCGGTTTCCTGTGCAACATCTGGTTCTCGGACAAGCACGAGGCCGAGAGGGCCGTCGTCCTGGAGCACAGGGTCGCCGGCGATCCCGTCGCCGCGGGCAGCGCCGGAGGGAAGAGGAGGAAGGACGCCGGTGGTGGCGACGTGGGGATCCTCGTGGTGAACGCGTCGCTGGGATTCCTGAGCAACTTCGAGGACGCCTACAGGCTGTGGGCGTTCGTGGCCAAGTTCCTGGACGCCGACTTCGTGGAGAAGGAGAGGTGGAGGTACACCGCGCTGAACCAGAAGACGGTCGAGGTGTAG
- the LOC100283066 gene encoding sorbitol dehydrogenase homolog 1 → MGKGAQGSDAAAAGGEVEENMAAWLVAKNTLKIMPFKLPPVGPYDVRVRMKAVGICGSDVHYLREMRIAHFVVKEPMVIGHECAGVVEEVGAGVMHLSVGDRVALEPGVSCWRCRHCKGGRYNLCEDMKFFATPPVHGSLANQVVHPADLCFKLPDGVSLEEGAMCEPLSVGVHACRRAGVGPETGVLVVGAGPIGLVSLLAARAFGAPRVVVVDVDDHRLAVARSLGADAAVRVSPRVEDLADEVERIRAAMGSDIDVSLDCAGFSKTMSTALESTRPGGKVCLVGMGHNEMTLPLTAAAAREVDVVGVFRYKDTWPLCIDFLRSGKVDVKPLITHRFGFSQRDVEEAFEVSARGRDAIKVMFNL, encoded by the exons ATGGGGAAGGGAGCGCAAGGGAGCgatgcggcggcggcgggcggcgagGTGGAGGAGAACATGGCGGCGTGGCTGGTTGCCAAGAACACCCTCAAGATCATGCCCTTCAAGCTCCCGCCCGTCG GCCCTTATGATGTCCGCGTGCGCATGAAGGCAGTGGGGATTTGCGGCAGCGATGTGCACTACCTCAGG GAGATGCGCATCGCGCACTTCGTGGTGAAGGAGCCGATGGTGATCGGGCACGAGTGCGCGGGCGTGGTCGAGGAGGTGGGCGCCGGCGTGATGCACCTGTCCGTGGGCGACCGCGTGGCGCTGGAGCCGGGCGTCAGCTGCTGGCGCTGCCGCCACTGCAAGGGCGGGCGGTACAACCTGTGCGAGGACATGAAGTTCTTCGCCACCCCGCCGGTGCACGGCTCGCTGGCGAACCAGGTGGTGCACCCGGCCGACCTGTGCTTCAAGCTCCCCGACGGTGTGAGCCTGGAGGAGGGCGCCATGTGCGAGCCGCTGAGCGTGGGCGTGCACGCGTGCCGCCGCGCGGGGGTGGGGCCCGAGACGGGCGTGCTCGTGGTGGGCGCCGGCCCCATCGGCCTGGTGTCGCTGCTGGCGGCGCGGGCCTTCGGCGCGCCGCGCGTGGTGGTCGTGGACGTGGACGACCACCGCCTGGCCGTGGCCAGGTCGCTGGGCGCGGACGCGGCGGTGCGGGTGTCGCCCCGCGTGGAGGACCTGGCGGACGAGGTGGAGCGCATCCGCGCGGCCATGGGCTCGGACATCGACGTCAGCCTGGACTGCGCCGGGTTCAGCAAGACCATGTCGACGGCGCTGGAGTCGACGCGGCCCGGCGGGAAGGTGTGCCTGGTCGGGATGGGCCACAACGAGATGACGCTGCCcctgacggcggcggcggcgcgggaggTGGACGTGGTGGGCGTGTTCCGGTACAAGGACACCTGGCCGCTGTGCATCGACTTCCTGCGCAGCGGCAAGGTGGACGTCAAGCCGCTCATCACCCACCGCTTCGGCTTCTCGCAGCGGGACGTGGAGGAGGCCTTCGAGGTCAGCGCCCGCGGCCGCGATGCCATCAAAGTCATGTTCAACCTCTAG
- the LOC100281871 gene encoding Dehydration-responsive element-binding protein 1J, whose protein sequence is MDSTDPPPASPSSPGPPGGQPSPPKRPAGRTKFQETRHPVFRGVRRRGRAGRWVCEVRVPGSRGDRLWVGTFDTAEAAARAHDAAMLALCGAAASLNFADSAWLLHVPRAPAGLPGVQRAATDAVAAFLRTQQPRGGGDAPAAASQGQRANAATETELDHAGASAAAVDGGGGSVVEVDVFGGMDDAGSYYASLAQGLLIDPPPPAVECPEEEDDDCGGAGEMELWD, encoded by the coding sequence ATGGACTCCACCGATCCCCCGCCGGCGTCGCCTTCCTCGCCCGGGCCACCAGGCGGCCAGCCGTCCCCGCCGAAGCGGCCCGCGGGGCGCACCAAGTTCCAGGAGACGCGGCACCCGGTGTTCCGCGGGgtgcggcggcgcgggcgcgcggggcggTGGGTGTGCGAGGTGCGCGTGCCGGGCAGCCGCGGGGACCGCCTGTGGGTGGGCACGTTCGACACCGCCGAGGCCGCCGCGCGCGCGCACGACGCCGCCATGCTCGCGCTCTGCGGCGCCGCCGCCAGCCTCAACTTCGCCGACTCCGCCTGGCTGCTCCACGTGCCGCGCGCCCCCGCGGGCCTGCCCGGCGTCCAGCGCGCCGCCACCGACGCCGTCGCGGCGTTCTTGCGGACGCAGCAACCGCGCGGCGGCGGGGACGCGCCCGCCGCCGCCTCGCAGGGTCAGCGCGCCAATGCCGCCACGGAGACGGAGTTGGACCACGCCggcgcgtcggcggcggcggtggaCGGTGGCGGCGGCAGCGTGGTTGAGGTGGATGTGTTCGGCGGCATGGACGACGCCGGGTCCTACTACGCGAGCCTGGCGCAGGGGCTGCTCATCGACCCGCCGCCGCCCGCCGTAGAGTGCCCCGAGGAGGAGGATGACGATTGCGGCGGCGCTGGTGAGATGGAGCTGTGGGACTAG